In Vicinamibacteria bacterium, the genomic window ACATCCCCAATCGAAGCGTCTCGTCAAGAACGTCAATCCCGCGGACACGTCGGATGTGATCGCGGAGTTTCCGATGGCATCCGCCGAGGACACCCAGCGGGCGATCGGTGCGGCCCGCCGGGCTTACGCAAGCTGGAGGAAAGTTCCCGGCCCGGAGCGAGGTCGAGTCCTGTGGCGTGCCGCGGACATCGCCCGTTCCCGCGCCGACGAGATCGCTCGGCTCATGACCCGGGAGGAGGGCAAGATTCTGAAGGAGGCCCGGGGAGAGGTCATGAAAGGGATCTCGCTGATCGAGTACTACGCCGGAGCCGGGTTCCGAATGGGCGGAAAGACGCTTCCTTCCGAGGCGCGAGACACTTTTACCTACACGATCCGGCAGCCGGTGGGGGTGGTTGGACTGATATCGCCCTGGAACTTCCCCTGGGCGATCCCCGTTTGGAAGTCGGCGCCCGCCCTGGTCGCGGGAAACGCCGTGGTGTTCAAGCCCGCCACGCTCACTCCCTCGACGGCCGCAGTTCTCGCGGAGATCTATGAAGAGGCCGGTCTCCCCCGGGGTGTCTTCAACGTCGTCATCGGATCGGGCTCCGAGGTCGGGGAAACCCTCGTGGGCTCCCGGCACATTCCCATCGTTTCGTTCACGGGCTCGAACTCGATCGGAGGCGAGCTCTACGTGAAGGCCGCTTCTCGGGGAGCAAAGGTCACCTGCGAGATGGGCGGGAAGAATGCCGTGATCGTCATGGAGGATGCCGATCTCGACAAGGCCTCGGTTGCCATCCGGGATGGCGCCTTCGGCTCCACCGGGCAGCGCTGCACCGCGACCTCGCGAGTGATCGCGATCGATTCGGCCAAGAACGAGCTCGTCGAGCGTCTCGTCGAAGGCGCCCGGGGAATCAAAGTAGGAAACGGCCTCGACGAGAGCGTCCAGATGGGTCCGGCGGTCGACCAGGTTCAGTGGGAGACCGACCTCGGCTACATCGAGATTGCCAAGGGCGAAGGGGCCAGGCTCCTCACCGGAGGAAAAGCGCCCGAGGGCCTGGAAGCAGGCTACTTCGTCGAGCCGACGATCTTCGACGAGGTCGAGGCGAACATGCGAATCTTTCGCGAAGAGGTCTTCGGTCCCGTGCTCGCCGTGGCGAAGGCCCGGGACCTCGACGAAGCGCTAAGGATGGCGAACTCCGTGGACTACGGACTCACGACCTCCATCTTCACCCAGGACATCAACCGCGTCATGCGCTTCATCGACGACGTCGAGACCGGCATGGTGCACGTGAACGAGCCCACCATCGGGGGGGAGGCGCAGCTTCCTTTCGGGGGTGTCAAGGCCACCGGCGTGGGCGAGCGGGAGATGTCCGAGGAGGGCCTCAACTTCTTCACCGAGCTCAAGACGGTCTTCATCAATTACTCGGGCGAATCGGGCCGCCAGATGTTCAGGTGACCGCGAAGGTGTCTATCATCAGGATGGGATCGCCCAGCGGATAGAGCACGGGGCAGGTGCAGCCGCGGTCGACGTACTCGCGGACCCGCTTTCGCGCCTCTTCGGGCGTTCCCGTCGCCGTAATTTCGAGAACGAGCTCGTCGGGTACGAAACGCATGGCCTCGTGCACCTGCTCTTTCGTCGCCGGCCAACCGAGTATCGACTGAACCTTCTGTACCGTCTCCCGGCTCACCCCCGAGGCTTTCGCGATGTGAGGTTGCTGCGCGAGATACTGAGTGATGAGCCCCTTGGCGGATTCGACGGCGCGAGCACGGTCGCGATCCACGGAGCAGACGATGAGCTGAGGCCGGTCGATCTCGTCGAGGCTACGACCAGCCTTCTCAGCCCCTCTCTCGAGCCGTTCCATGGCCTGGTCGTTGTAGGAGGGCGGCACGCAATAGTTGAGAAGACAGCCATCGGCGATCTCCCCCGTCAGCTCGAGCATCTTGTCGCCGGTCGCGCCGATGAGAACGGGTACGTTGCGCGGCTCGCGCCGTCCGTGCACGACGTCCAGCTCGATACCGTGTACCTTGTGAAAGGCGCCGTCGAAGCTGACGTTCTCCATGGCGAGAAGCCGACGGAAGACATCCACGGTCTCTCGCATGGCGAGAAGGGGGTTCTTTCTCTCGATGCCTACATTTTTGGCGAGCGGATCCCACCAGGCGCCGATGCCGCAGAGGATGCGGTTCGGGGCGAGATCGTCGAGCGTGAGAAACGTCGCCGCGAGGAGGCCGATGTTGCGCGTCCAATTGTTGATGACGCCCGAGCCCACCCGGATGCGCGACGTGCGAGCCGCATAGGCGGCCATCGGCACGATGGCGTCGCGGACGAGACGGCTCTCGGCCTGCCAAACGGCTTCGAATCCTTTTTCCTCCGCATAGGTGGCGTAACGGATGCATTCCGAAAGGGAGTGGGCATCCTGGAGATAGAGAGCGACCCGCTTCATGGTGCTAGGATTGTAAACTCGATGCATTCGGGGTACGAGCCGCACCTCTGGGACGGGTGTTCCTTCC contains:
- a CDS encoding aldehyde dehydrogenase family protein — its product is HPQSKRLVKNVNPADTSDVIAEFPMASAEDTQRAIGAARRAYASWRKVPGPERGRVLWRAADIARSRADEIARLMTREEGKILKEARGEVMKGISLIEYYAGAGFRMGGKTLPSEARDTFTYTIRQPVGVVGLISPWNFPWAIPVWKSAPALVAGNAVVFKPATLTPSTAAVLAEIYEEAGLPRGVFNVVIGSGSEVGETLVGSRHIPIVSFTGSNSIGGELYVKAASRGAKVTCEMGGKNAVIVMEDADLDKASVAIRDGAFGSTGQRCTATSRVIAIDSAKNELVERLVEGARGIKVGNGLDESVQMGPAVDQVQWETDLGYIEIAKGEGARLLTGGKAPEGLEAGYFVEPTIFDEVEANMRIFREEVFGPVLAVAKARDLDEALRMANSVDYGLTTSIFTQDINRVMRFIDDVETGMVHVNEPTIGGEAQLPFGGVKATGVGEREMSEEGLNFFTELKTVFINYSGESGRQMFR
- a CDS encoding LLM class flavin-dependent oxidoreductase, whose protein sequence is MKRVALYLQDAHSLSECIRYATYAEEKGFEAVWQAESRLVRDAIVPMAAYAARTSRIRVGSGVINNWTRNIGLLAATFLTLDDLAPNRILCGIGAWWDPLAKNVGIERKNPLLAMRETVDVFRRLLAMENVSFDGAFHKVHGIELDVVHGRREPRNVPVLIGATGDKMLELTGEIADGCLLNYCVPPSYNDQAMERLERGAEKAGRSLDEIDRPQLIVCSVDRDRARAVESAKGLITQYLAQQPHIAKASGVSRETVQKVQSILGWPATKEQVHEAMRFVPDELVLEITATGTPEEARKRVREYVDRGCTCPVLYPLGDPILMIDTFAVT